A genomic stretch from Bosea sp. F3-2 includes:
- a CDS encoding DUF6778 family protein, protein MQNPLSQRDVETFRLASIHVETDAAATLWWGDGDRAYARSKGRPETESEELSKTPEARAFVAKLASAKISNALEQQLKPVLNGHRPVKININLRRLYIASAIQRVVVGGGHEMVADIAVVDAKTGAVLLAHPEFRAAALAGQGIGGTMLDAAFLPDPIDRRVQNFATKYRDWLAPQPTA, encoded by the coding sequence ATGCAAAACCCATTGTCGCAGCGGGACGTCGAAACCTTCCGCCTCGCAAGCATCCATGTCGAAACCGACGCCGCTGCGACCCTGTGGTGGGGCGACGGGGACCGCGCCTATGCGAGATCCAAGGGGCGGCCGGAGACCGAATCCGAAGAACTCTCCAAGACGCCCGAAGCACGCGCCTTTGTCGCCAAGCTGGCTTCCGCCAAGATCAGCAACGCTCTCGAGCAGCAGCTGAAGCCGGTCCTGAACGGTCACCGCCCGGTGAAAATCAACATCAATCTGCGTCGGCTCTACATCGCCTCGGCCATCCAGCGCGTGGTTGTGGGCGGAGGCCACGAGATGGTTGCCGATATCGCGGTGGTCGACGCGAAGACCGGCGCGGTGCTCCTGGCTCACCCTGAATTCCGCGCTGCCGCGCTGGCCGGCCAGGGGATTGGCGGAACCATGCTCGACGCGGCCTTCCTGCCCGACCCGATCGATCGTCGTGTCCAGAACTTCGCGACCAAATACCGCGACTGGCTGGCACCGCAGCCGACCGCCTAG
- a CDS encoding DUF938 domain-containing protein codes for MTRPSFWQPTQGKQPGTDRRLQAPATQRNRDAILDVLRQVLPPSGLVLEVASGSGEHAVHFAAALPTLTFQPSDPAPDALASIAAWTQGSGLSNILPPLMLDASAPQWPIEAADAILCINMIHISPWSATEGLFRQAGRLLKPGGPLYLYGPYRRPGRPLEPSNAAFDESLRSRDPEWGLRDLEEIAALAEANGFGAPQVIEMPANNLSVIIRAG; via the coding sequence ATGACGAGGCCGAGTTTCTGGCAGCCGACGCAGGGAAAGCAGCCTGGCACCGACCGGCGCTTGCAGGCGCCGGCTACCCAGCGCAATCGCGATGCGATCCTCGACGTGCTGCGCCAGGTGCTGCCGCCTTCCGGGCTCGTTCTGGAGGTTGCGAGCGGCTCCGGAGAGCATGCCGTCCATTTCGCGGCGGCCCTGCCGACCCTGACGTTCCAGCCGAGCGATCCCGCTCCCGACGCGCTAGCGAGCATCGCGGCCTGGACGCAAGGGTCCGGGCTATCCAACATCCTGCCGCCATTGATGCTCGATGCCAGCGCTCCGCAATGGCCGATCGAGGCCGCCGACGCCATCCTCTGCATCAACATGATCCATATCTCGCCCTGGAGCGCGACCGAGGGCCTCTTTCGCCAGGCGGGACGGCTGCTTAAGCCCGGCGGCCCGCTCTATCTCTACGGCCCCTACCGCCGGCCCGGCCGGCCGCTCGAACCGAGCAACGCAGCCTTCGACGAAAGCCTGCGCAGCCGCGATCCGGAATGGGGCCTGCGCGACCTCGAAGAGATTGCGGCCCTTGCCGAGGCGAACGGTTTCGGCGCCCCGCAAGTCATCGAGATGCCAGCGAACAACCTGAGCGTGATCATTCGAGCCGGTTGA
- a CDS encoding hemolysin family protein produces MIVLALTIVNGLLAMSELAVVSSRPARLKVLSDQGNKGAATAIRLAEDPGRFLSTVQIGITLVGVLSGAFSGATLGARLSEWLGTQGFSPSVSDTLGVGIVVVAITYLSLILGELVPKQIALRDPERVAARVAPAMSLMSKIGAPLVYLLDISGKTVLALLGQKGETEEKVTEEEVRTIIAEAETAGVLERDEREMIAGVMRLADRSARALMTPRREVEVIDLSDSAEELRQQLKDTRRSRLPVQDGESDSIVGVVLVKDLIDFLAAGEIEELRRHVQDAPVVMDTADSLHVLREIRSSRVHMAVVFDEYGHFEGIITPGDVLEAIIGAFQEEEEDEPAIVTRADGSYLVAGWMQVDEFSHELGIPIPRDADFQTVAGFILAEMNHLPNVGEAFDKGHWRFEVVDLDGRRIDKILVSRIE; encoded by the coding sequence CTGATCGTCCTGGCGCTGACGATCGTCAATGGACTTCTCGCCATGTCTGAGCTCGCCGTTGTCTCGTCACGGCCGGCTCGCCTCAAGGTCCTCAGCGACCAGGGCAACAAGGGCGCCGCGACCGCGATACGCCTGGCCGAAGACCCCGGCCGTTTCCTCTCCACCGTCCAGATCGGCATCACGCTCGTCGGCGTGCTCTCCGGCGCCTTCTCCGGCGCCACGCTGGGCGCGCGCCTGTCGGAATGGCTCGGCACCCAGGGTTTTTCGCCGTCGGTGTCGGACACGCTCGGCGTCGGTATCGTCGTCGTCGCGATCACCTATCTGTCTCTGATCCTCGGCGAGCTCGTACCGAAGCAGATCGCGCTGCGCGACCCCGAGCGCGTGGCGGCGCGCGTCGCTCCGGCGATGTCGTTGATGTCGAAGATCGGCGCGCCGCTCGTCTATCTGCTCGACATCTCCGGCAAGACGGTGCTCGCCTTGCTCGGCCAGAAAGGCGAGACCGAGGAAAAGGTCACCGAGGAAGAGGTGCGCACTATCATCGCCGAAGCCGAGACCGCCGGCGTGCTGGAGCGCGACGAGCGTGAGATGATCGCGGGCGTGATGCGTCTAGCCGACCGCTCGGCGCGCGCCCTGATGACGCCGCGCCGCGAGGTCGAGGTGATCGATCTGTCCGACAGCGCCGAGGAGCTGCGTCAGCAGCTCAAGGACACCCGCCGCTCGCGCCTGCCGGTTCAGGACGGCGAGTCGGATTCGATCGTCGGCGTCGTGCTGGTGAAGGATCTCATCGACTTCCTCGCCGCCGGCGAGATCGAGGAACTGCGCCGGCATGTCCAGGACGCCCCGGTGGTGATGGACACCGCCGACTCCCTGCATGTGCTGCGTGAGATCCGCTCGAGCCGCGTGCATATGGCTGTGGTCTTCGACGAGTACGGCCATTTCGAGGGTATCATCACCCCGGGCGACGTGCTGGAGGCGATCATCGGCGCCTTCCAGGAGGAGGAAGAGGACGAGCCGGCCATCGTGACGCGCGCGGACGGCTCCTATCTCGTCGCGGGCTGGATGCAAGTCGACGAATTCTCGCATGAACTCGGTATCCCGATCCCCCGCGACGCCGACTTCCAGACCGTCGCCGGCTTCATCCTGGCCGAGATGAACCATCTGCCGAATGTCGGCGAAGCCTTCGACAAGGGGCACTGGCGCTTCGAGGTCGTCGACCTCGACGGCCGTCGCATCGACAAAATCCTCGTCAGCCGGATCGAGTGA
- a CDS encoding AMP-binding protein — protein MAATSFDAAGARITIFRALLQTIARHGKGGVALEDPERQPITYGRLVLGALVLGRKLSALTAQREHVGVLLPNMQGMAVTLFALFAYGRVPALLNFTAGVRNLRAAAEVAQLKTIVTSRRFVDQGKLDEEVAALGEGRRIVYLEDVRKEITSFDKALGALQSLLPGLVHRSYEAQPDETAVILFTSGTEGKPKGVVLSHANIVSNARQVFAHAAGAISERDVFMNPLPAFHSFGLTAGMMVPLLHGMKVVLYPSPLHYKQVPKLIGDMKATFLLATDTFLQGYARAAEKNDLGSVRYVVAGAERVKAETKRMWEPYGTTILEGYGCTECSPVLAVNTPAAMREGTVGQLLPGIEAKLEPVEGIHEGGRLTVRGPNVMAGYLDPEQPGRIIPPEGGWHDTGDIVVIEDGFVAIRGRAKRFAKLGGEMVSLAAVETMIAKLWPDQNHVVVGLPDPRKGEQLILVTEKPDADRATLQEAAKAQGFPELWVPRAILVTSSIPVLGNGKIDYGATRELAASRRSLL, from the coding sequence ATGGCCGCCACCAGCTTCGACGCCGCAGGCGCGCGGATCACGATCTTTCGCGCGCTGCTTCAGACCATCGCCCGCCACGGCAAGGGCGGCGTCGCGCTGGAAGACCCCGAGCGCCAGCCGATTACCTATGGTCGGCTCGTGCTCGGCGCGCTGGTACTGGGGCGCAAGCTTTCGGCGCTGACGGCGCAGCGCGAGCATGTCGGCGTGCTGCTGCCGAACATGCAGGGCATGGCGGTGACGCTGTTCGCGCTCTTCGCCTATGGCCGTGTGCCGGCGCTGCTCAACTTTACCGCCGGCGTCCGCAACCTGCGGGCGGCGGCCGAGGTCGCGCAGCTCAAGACCATCGTCACCTCGCGCCGCTTCGTCGATCAGGGCAAGCTCGACGAGGAGGTCGCGGCCTTGGGTGAAGGGCGGCGCATCGTCTACCTCGAAGACGTTCGCAAGGAGATCACCAGCTTCGACAAGGCGCTCGGCGCGCTGCAGAGCCTGCTGCCAGGGCTCGTCCACCGCTCCTATGAAGCGCAGCCCGACGAGACGGCGGTGATCCTCTTCACCTCGGGCACCGAGGGCAAGCCGAAGGGCGTGGTGCTGAGCCATGCCAACATCGTCTCGAATGCGCGGCAGGTCTTCGCCCATGCCGCCGGAGCCATCTCCGAACGCGATGTCTTCATGAACCCGCTACCGGCCTTCCACTCCTTCGGGCTGACCGCCGGAATGATGGTGCCGCTGCTGCACGGCATGAAGGTCGTGCTCTATCCGAGCCCGCTGCACTACAAGCAGGTGCCGAAGCTGATCGGCGACATGAAGGCGACCTTCCTGCTCGCGACCGACACCTTCCTGCAGGGTTATGCGCGCGCGGCCGAAAAGAACGATCTCGGCAGCGTGCGCTACGTCGTTGCCGGAGCGGAGCGGGTGAAGGCCGAGACCAAGCGGATGTGGGAGCCCTACGGCACCACCATTCTCGAAGGCTATGGCTGCACCGAGTGCTCGCCGGTGCTCGCCGTCAACACGCCGGCGGCCATGCGCGAGGGCACGGTCGGCCAACTCCTGCCCGGCATCGAGGCGAAGCTGGAACCTGTCGAGGGCATTCATGAGGGCGGGCGGCTCACCGTGCGCGGGCCGAACGTCATGGCCGGTTATCTCGACCCGGAGCAGCCGGGCCGCATCATCCCGCCGGAGGGCGGCTGGCACGACACCGGTGACATCGTCGTGATCGAGGACGGCTTCGTCGCGATCCGTGGCCGGGCCAAGCGTTTTGCCAAGCTCGGTGGCGAGATGGTCTCGCTCGCGGCGGTCGAGACCATGATCGCCAAGCTCTGGCCGGACCAGAACCATGTCGTGGTCGGGCTGCCTGATCCGCGCAAGGGCGAACAACTCATCCTCGTCACCGAGAAGCCCGATGCCGACCGCGCCACGCTGCAGGAGGCGGCCAAGGCACAGGGTTTCCCGGAACTCTGGGTGCCGCGCGCGATTCTGGTGACGTCGTCGATCCCGGTGCTCGGCAACGGCAAGATCGACTATGGCGCAACCCGAGAGCTCGCCGCCTCGCGGCGCTCGCTGCTGTAA
- a CDS encoding DUF1190 domain-containing protein, with product MMIPASILATLRVAALAPALSLASPGDLAAQSPGNTYVRRDECIAGGLLSAEQCEVAYRNARAEFEQRAPRYATRAACERAHKRCGAQVVSAGGWESFGKGGATYVPRFVGVRVTGEGAARRALPVVDGSAKVAFVGRPVTELQDKVAGRQGVIGLASSVGRGAHRHSGQASGTYVKRGDRDDTVRVPMEEKSIGADVKPGLYVDPDGVEWYKPARPH from the coding sequence ATGATGATTCCGGCCTCGATCCTCGCCACGCTGCGCGTCGCGGCGCTTGCGCCCGCCCTCTCGCTCGCGAGCCCGGGCGATCTGGCCGCCCAGAGCCCCGGAAACACCTATGTCCGGCGCGACGAATGCATCGCGGGCGGGCTGCTCAGCGCAGAACAGTGCGAGGTCGCCTATCGCAACGCCCGCGCCGAGTTCGAGCAGCGGGCGCCGCGCTACGCCACACGCGCGGCCTGCGAGCGTGCCCACAAGCGCTGCGGGGCGCAGGTCGTCTCGGCCGGCGGCTGGGAATCCTTCGGCAAGGGCGGCGCGACCTATGTGCCGCGTTTCGTCGGCGTCAGGGTGACGGGCGAGGGCGCGGCCAGGCGGGCCCTGCCTGTGGTCGACGGCAGCGCCAAGGTCGCCTTCGTCGGGCGCCCGGTGACGGAATTGCAGGACAAGGTCGCGGGCCGGCAGGGCGTGATCGGGCTTGCCAGCAGCGTCGGCCGCGGCGCACATCGCCATTCCGGCCAGGCCTCCGGCACCTATGTCAAGCGCGGCGACCGCGACGACACGGTGCGCGTCCCGATGGAGGAGAAGAGCATCGGTGCGGACGTAAAGCCCGGGCTCTATGTCGATCCCGACGGCGTCGAGTGGTACAAGCCGGCGCGTCCGCACTGA